A region from the Flexibacter flexilis DSM 6793 genome encodes:
- a CDS encoding pirin family protein: MNIKIFKASARGHADYGWLKANYSFSFSSYYNPESIHFGALRVLNDDIIAGGQGFGAHGHDNMEIITIPIAGGLAHRDSMGNEEAVMAGEVQVMSAGTGVHHSEFNASKTTIANTLQIWLFPKKLNIKPRYEQKSFVEQIKPDTITTVVSADIEKDKDALWINQDAYFSIAKISAGKTIDCAVRDRSHGIYAFVMAGKVTIADNVLANRDAAGLTQLPAQVSIEAQEDSQVLLMELPMQGNW; encoded by the coding sequence ATGAATATAAAAATATTTAAGGCCTCTGCGCGTGGACACGCGGATTATGGCTGGCTCAAAGCTAATTATTCTTTCAGTTTTTCTTCTTATTATAATCCTGAATCTATTCATTTTGGGGCTTTGCGGGTATTGAATGACGATATTATTGCGGGTGGTCAGGGCTTCGGAGCACACGGCCACGACAACATGGAGATTATCACGATTCCGATTGCTGGGGGCTTGGCGCACCGCGACAGCATGGGCAACGAGGAGGCCGTAATGGCTGGCGAGGTGCAAGTAATGTCGGCGGGAACTGGCGTGCACCATTCTGAATTTAATGCTTCTAAAACGACCATTGCCAACACTTTACAGATTTGGTTGTTTCCTAAAAAGCTGAATATTAAGCCACGCTACGAGCAAAAAAGTTTTGTGGAGCAAATTAAACCTGACACGATAACCACCGTTGTTTCGGCAGATATAGAAAAAGATAAAGACGCTCTTTGGATAAATCAAGATGCCTATTTTTCGATTGCCAAGATTTCGGCAGGAAAAACCATTGACTGTGCTGTGCGCGACCGTTCACATGGAATTTACGCTTTCGTGATGGCTGGTAAAGTAACGATAGCTGATAACGTGTTGGCCAATCGTGATGCCGCAGGCCTTACGCAGTTGCCAGCACAGGTAAGTATAGAGGCGCAAGAAGACAGCCAAGTGCTTTTGATGGAGCTACCAATGCAAGGTAATTGGTAA
- a CDS encoding XRE family transcriptional regulator produces the protein MTIGKRIQEQRKIIGLSQQELAQKTGTSRSLVAQIETDKTNPNLEFLTEIVKIFNTTFEYLITGQQQRPVNVHLTNNTISRIDAPQQIEQLIGTNHSEHLIPFYNIDALEVSVDELEPNNIIPDFYWSMPGYRGCKSLPAWGESMTKLIYPGDIIVFREIQDKSIINYGDIYVIITQDYRFIKYIRKHTDKSYVILEAENRESYEPFELERDKIIHLFHIKAWFKRHSM, from the coding sequence ATGACCATCGGAAAACGCATACAAGAGCAGCGTAAAATTATAGGCTTATCGCAACAAGAACTAGCACAAAAAACAGGTACATCGCGCAGTCTCGTTGCTCAAATTGAAACGGACAAAACTAATCCAAATTTAGAATTTCTAACAGAGATTGTTAAAATATTTAACACAACATTTGAATATCTTATCACAGGCCAGCAACAACGTCCCGTAAACGTTCATTTAACTAACAACACGATAAGCAGAATTGACGCGCCCCAGCAAATAGAACAGTTGATCGGTACTAATCACTCCGAACATCTCATTCCTTTCTATAACATTGATGCGCTGGAGGTATCGGTAGATGAGCTTGAACCCAATAATATCATCCCTGATTTTTATTGGTCTATGCCTGGTTATAGAGGGTGTAAATCGTTGCCCGCTTGGGGAGAATCCATGACGAAGCTCATTTATCCTGGAGACATCATTGTATTTCGAGAAATACAAGACAAATCCATTATTAATTATGGCGATATCTATGTAATTATCACCCAAGACTACCGATTTATCAAATATATCCGAAAACACACTGATAAAAGTTATGTAATACTAGAAGCGGAAAACCGAGAATCGTATGAACCCTTCGAGCTTGAGCGCGATAAAATTATACACTTATTTCATATTAAGGCTTGGTTTAAAAGACACTCCATGTAA